One region of Epilithonimonas zeae genomic DNA includes:
- a CDS encoding phage tail protein produces the protein MKTSKLFFLMFMIVINSKLSAQDGTQYVGQIAWVSFTFVPNGWAECNGALLPIQQNTALFALLGTQYGGNGTTNFALPDLRGRTLIGSGNGPGLTPQSNGEMTGESQTTLNILNLPSHNHSVKAVKAVGNKNTPGGNLPANTGDEDQEYSTAISDTTFNTQAIQASGSGQAHNNMQPYGTLKCIIALNGVFPPHP, from the coding sequence ATGAAAACAAGCAAACTATTTTTTTTGATGTTTATGATCGTAATAAACTCAAAACTCTCCGCGCAAGATGGAACACAATACGTTGGGCAAATCGCCTGGGTATCATTTACTTTTGTACCAAATGGCTGGGCAGAGTGCAATGGTGCATTGCTTCCCATACAGCAAAACACAGCTCTCTTTGCCTTATTAGGAACACAATACGGCGGTAATGGAACAACCAATTTTGCACTCCCCGATTTACGAGGACGAACGCTAATTGGCTCTGGAAACGGACCTGGTCTAACACCGCAATCTAATGGAGAAATGACTGGAGAAAGCCAAACAACTCTTAATATTCTTAATCTACCTTCACATAATCATTCTGTAAAAGCTGTGAAAGCTGTTGGTAACAAAAACACGCCAGGAGGCAATCTACCTGCAAACACGGGAGATGAGGATCAAGAATATTCTACTGCTATTTCAGATACTACTTTTAATACTCAAGCTATACAAGCTAGCGGATCTGGTCAGGCTCATAATAATATGCAGCCTTATGGTACTTTAAAATGTATTATTGCTTTAAACGGTGTATTTCCTCCACATCCTTAA
- a CDS encoding T9SS type A sorting domain-containing protein produces the protein MKKIYLLSTILLSVVVLAQDITFSGCTNLFGAANYLFTKETNPDTYGKRIYVTSPVTGDQPCGGLGTCEFKIQWNNTMSRWEFLADEGDGTFTSPYLIYYNSTGSSTAPNPPSNNVGTWVENTSVTEGACGGNLTTSNSNFSGDVHTTTLAVNETDSGKALLFPNPVVDNIGIQGLGSAKEYQIIGMSGQIIRSSKFENKINVKDLESGVYQLIIITTDSRTHQFRFIKK, from the coding sequence ATGAAAAAAATATATTTATTATCAACAATATTACTGTCTGTTGTGGTTCTCGCACAGGATATAACATTCAGTGGATGTACCAATTTGTTTGGTGCTGCCAATTATCTTTTTACCAAGGAAACCAATCCCGATACTTATGGCAAAAGAATCTACGTGACGTCGCCAGTAACGGGAGATCAACCTTGCGGAGGTTTGGGAACTTGCGAATTCAAAATACAATGGAATAATACAATGTCAAGATGGGAATTCTTAGCTGACGAAGGTGACGGCACTTTTACCAGCCCATATCTCATATATTATAATTCTACAGGAAGCAGCACAGCACCGAATCCACCAAGTAATAATGTTGGAACGTGGGTAGAAAATACATCTGTTACAGAAGGCGCTTGCGGTGGAAATTTGACGACTTCCAATTCCAATTTTTCGGGTGATGTTCATACAACAACTTTAGCCGTTAATGAAACTGATAGTGGGAAAGCACTTCTATTTCCTAATCCTGTTGTGGATAATATAGGCATCCAAGGTCTTGGAAGTGCAAAAGAATATCAAATAATAGGTATGAGTGGACAAATAATAAGATCTTCAAAATTTGAAAATAAAATTAATGTCAAGGATTTGGAATCCGGAGTTTATCAATTGATAATTATTACGACCGATTCCAGAACCCATCAGTTTAGATTTATAAAAAAATAA
- a CDS encoding DUF2071 domain-containing protein encodes MRIPTILGIIERRMLVNYIVEPKFVEKILPKPFKPKLYKDKAIIGICLIRLKNIKPKGFPNFIGINSENGAHRIAVEWDENGEMKEGVYIARRDTNLKLNSLIGGRIFPGRHYYAKFNVKEENHNYHLDFKCSDNTTIEIDAKLVSEFSSNSIFKSIDNVSDFFEKGSVGYSPNGNCFEGLKLETYHWEIKPLEVSNVKSSFFDNQDVFPEGSIQFDNAVLMENIEHEWKSLRSIKQIL; translated from the coding sequence ATGAGAATACCAACAATCCTCGGAATTATTGAAAGAAGAATGCTTGTCAATTATATTGTTGAACCAAAGTTTGTGGAGAAGATTTTGCCAAAACCATTTAAACCAAAACTCTATAAAGATAAAGCAATTATAGGAATTTGCTTGATACGATTGAAAAATATAAAACCAAAAGGCTTTCCTAATTTCATTGGAATTAATTCAGAAAATGGTGCTCATAGAATTGCTGTAGAATGGGATGAAAATGGAGAAATGAAAGAAGGTGTTTATATCGCAAGAAGAGATACTAATTTAAAACTAAATTCTCTAATTGGTGGCAGAATTTTTCCAGGTAGGCATTATTATGCAAAATTCAATGTGAAAGAAGAAAATCACAATTATCATCTAGATTTTAAATGTTCGGATAATACAACGATAGAAATTGATGCCAAATTAGTCTCTGAATTTAGTTCAAATTCTATCTTTAAATCTATAGATAATGTTTCAGATTTTTTTGAGAAAGGATCGGTTGGATATTCACCTAATGGTAATTGTTTTGAAGGTTTGAAACTCGAAACATACCATTGGGAAATAAAACCTTTGGAAGTTTCAAATGTAAAATCAAGTTTTTTTGATAATCAGGATGTTTTTCCAGAAGGTTCTATTCAATTTGACAACGCTGTTTTGATGGAAAATATAGAACACGAATGGAAATCTCTAAGAAGTATTAAACAAATTTTATGA
- a CDS encoding phage tail protein, protein MILLSTKSFAQSTPFLGQIAYVTFGYAPKGWAECNGQTLPINQNVALFSLLGTTYGGNGSTTFMLPNIQGRVILGNGQGLGLPNYSQGDIGGEENHTVTLNEMPAHNHSLLAVKANGNTSDSSLGVPADTKTLDKEYSTDLSSPALMKNDMLTSTGGSQPHPNIQPYITFKCIIALQGIFPSRP, encoded by the coding sequence TTGATATTATTATCAACAAAAAGTTTTGCTCAGTCTACCCCATTTCTTGGGCAGATAGCTTATGTTACTTTTGGCTACGCACCCAAAGGTTGGGCTGAGTGTAATGGTCAAACCTTACCAATTAATCAGAATGTAGCTCTGTTTTCACTTTTGGGGACGACCTACGGTGGAAATGGCAGTACCACTTTTATGTTACCAAATATCCAGGGTAGGGTTATTTTAGGGAATGGTCAGGGACTTGGTCTACCCAATTATTCACAAGGCGATATTGGAGGAGAAGAAAACCACACGGTTACCTTGAACGAGATGCCGGCACATAATCACAGCTTATTGGCTGTTAAAGCCAATGGTAACACCAGTGATTCAAGTTTAGGTGTACCAGCAGATACAAAAACTCTGGACAAAGAGTACAGCACAGACCTCAGCAGTCCAGCTCTTATGAAAAATGATATGCTTACTAGTACAGGAGGTAGCCAACCACATCCGAACATCCAGCCTTACATCACTTTCAAATGTATCATTGCTTTACAGGGCATATTTCCATCAAGACCTTAA
- a CDS encoding D-2-hydroxyacid dehydrogenase produces MIVLANDGLSETGIQLLKEADISVLEARVSPEHLSKFINDNQVDVLLVRSATQVRKNLIDECPNLKIIGRGGIGMDNIDVEYAIDKGIYIINTPKASCKSVAELVFAHFFSLARFLHESNRLMPLEGETNFNALKKSFNNATELSGKTLGVIGMGNIGIEVIKMGISLGMKVLAYNRTPKTENIQLSFFDGQFLDFEIKSVNLDEVLKKSDFISLNTGLTDEYLIDSKELELMKEGVFIANTARGGVINEVALLDAIESGKVYGAALDVFEKEPTPEVLILMNPALSLSPHVGGNTMDAQNRIGEELAQQIIKIKAQL; encoded by the coding sequence ATGATTGTATTAGCTAATGATGGACTCTCCGAAACGGGAATTCAACTTTTGAAAGAAGCAGATATTTCGGTTTTGGAAGCCAGAGTATCTCCTGAACATCTGAGCAAATTCATCAATGACAACCAAGTTGATGTTCTTTTGGTAAGAAGCGCCACGCAGGTTAGAAAAAATTTAATTGATGAATGTCCAAATTTGAAAATCATTGGACGAGGCGGAATCGGGATGGACAACATTGATGTAGAATATGCAATTGATAAAGGTATTTACATTATCAACACTCCGAAAGCTTCTTGCAAATCTGTAGCGGAGTTAGTTTTCGCACATTTTTTTTCATTAGCAAGATTTCTTCACGAGAGTAACAGACTGATGCCTTTGGAAGGAGAAACCAACTTCAATGCTTTAAAAAAATCATTCAATAATGCAACTGAACTTTCTGGAAAAACATTAGGCGTTATCGGAATGGGAAATATCGGAATTGAAGTCATCAAAATGGGGATTTCTCTCGGAATGAAAGTCTTAGCTTACAACAGAACTCCAAAAACTGAGAATATTCAGCTTAGCTTTTTCGATGGTCAATTCTTGGATTTCGAAATTAAATCTGTAAATTTAGATGAAGTTTTAAAAAAATCAGATTTCATAAGCCTTAATACAGGTCTTACAGATGAATATTTGATTGATTCTAAAGAATTGGAACTGATGAAAGAAGGTGTTTTCATTGCTAATACAGCAAGAGGTGGAGTTATCAATGAAGTAGCTCTTTTGGATGCTATTGAAAGTGGAAAAGTCTACGGCGCTGCATTGGATGTTTTTGAAAAAGAACCAACTCCGGAAGTATTAATCCTAATGAATCCTGCTCTATCTCTTTCCCCTCACGTTGGCGGTAATACGATGGATGCCCAAAACAGAATTGGAGAAGAATTAGCACAACAAATTATAAAAATAAAAGCTCAACTATAA
- a CDS encoding M16 family metallopeptidase, whose protein sequence is MKKLFISISLLFMMNAMAQKFETQTATDKQGYTYETVKNDQSGVRVYTLKNGLKVYLAKNDDAPRIQTYIPVRTGSNNDPSDNTGLAHYLEHMVFKGTSKLGTSDWAKEKALLAQISDLYEQHKAEKDPAKKKALYKKIDEVSQEASKYAIANEYDKAISSLGATGTNAHTWLDETVYKNNIPSNELEKWLKVEHERFSELVLRLFHTELEAVYEEYNRAQDNDGRLVNYAMMEALFPKHPNGQQTTIGTSEHLKSPSMVAIHKYFDTYYVPNNMAVVLVGDLDFDKTIKLVDQYFGTFKYKELPMKKMVSEEPMTSIVSRTVKSPSAPRMTLAWRTDSNGTQEARLADVVAEILSNSGDAGLIDLNINQKQKTLGAGAYESPFKTYGAFVLSVVPKDGQSFDDAKKLLLEQIDLVKKGQFPDWMLNAIVNDLKVQRMKRWETADGLATTLYSTYIGNRTWEQELDEINQYEAITKADVVKFANEFFKDNYVVVYKEKGVNDKLVRVENPGITPIKLNREAQSPFLKDIINTKSSDIKPEFIDFKTAIATSTIKDKKVSFIKNKYNEVAQVNYVFPFGTDNDKELALGVTVLQYLGTDKYTPEQLKEEFYKLGITNQFRTSNDQMIIALSGLESNMKKGVELMNHWINNVKADQAIYDQTVNTILESREVAKKDKNRIMAALANYAKFGKDSRMTDVISKDRLKSINVTELISKIKTLNEYPYEVFLYGEDQKGLEKAVKPYIVNTKLQPAAAKEYAEPATAGKVYFTPYDMVQMEMSKVAKAGNVNVANFGKASVFNEYFGRGLSSIVFQEIRESKSLAYSAYVSYANATEKNHANYVTNYIGTQANKLPLAVAAMGDLMAELPQIPAQFENAKGSALKQIASNRINRTVTYYNQLSLKKLGIDYDVRKDIYAEIQKLTLPELTSFYNTEIKPLQYNTAIIGKKENLNMESINKMGTFTEVSLEEIFGY, encoded by the coding sequence ATGAAGAAACTATTTATTTCGATTTCACTATTATTTATGATGAATGCAATGGCACAGAAATTTGAAACACAAACTGCTACAGATAAACAAGGCTATACCTACGAGACGGTAAAAAACGACCAATCGGGCGTTAGGGTTTACACCTTAAAAAACGGACTGAAAGTTTATCTTGCTAAAAATGATGATGCACCAAGAATCCAGACTTACATTCCTGTAAGAACAGGTTCTAATAACGACCCAAGCGACAATACAGGATTAGCACATTACCTGGAACATATGGTTTTCAAGGGAACTTCTAAATTGGGAACCAGCGACTGGGCAAAAGAAAAAGCATTGTTGGCACAGATTTCCGACTTGTATGAACAGCACAAAGCAGAAAAAGATCCTGCAAAGAAAAAAGCATTATACAAGAAAATCGATGAGGTTTCTCAGGAAGCGTCAAAATATGCGATTGCTAACGAATATGATAAAGCGATCTCTTCTCTTGGAGCAACCGGAACCAATGCGCACACCTGGCTGGACGAAACGGTTTACAAAAACAATATTCCATCCAATGAACTGGAAAAATGGCTAAAAGTTGAACACGAGCGTTTCTCTGAATTGGTTTTGAGATTATTCCACACAGAGTTGGAAGCGGTTTACGAAGAGTACAACCGTGCTCAGGATAATGATGGAAGATTGGTGAATTATGCCATGATGGAAGCGCTTTTCCCAAAACATCCAAATGGTCAGCAAACGACAATTGGAACATCTGAGCATTTGAAAAGTCCTTCTATGGTGGCGATTCATAAATATTTTGATACTTATTATGTGCCTAATAATATGGCAGTAGTTTTAGTTGGTGATTTAGATTTTGATAAAACAATTAAACTGGTGGATCAGTATTTTGGCACATTCAAATATAAAGAGTTGCCGATGAAGAAAATGGTTTCTGAAGAGCCAATGACGAGCATTGTCTCAAGAACCGTGAAAAGCCCTTCTGCACCAAGAATGACCTTGGCCTGGAGAACAGATTCTAACGGAACCCAGGAAGCCAGATTAGCTGATGTAGTTGCAGAGATATTAAGTAACAGCGGTGACGCAGGTTTAATCGACCTTAACATCAACCAAAAACAAAAAACATTAGGTGCTGGTGCTTACGAATCGCCTTTCAAAACGTATGGTGCATTTGTTTTAAGCGTGGTTCCAAAAGATGGACAAAGTTTTGATGATGCTAAGAAATTGCTATTGGAACAAATCGATTTAGTTAAGAAAGGACAATTCCCAGACTGGATGCTGAACGCAATAGTAAATGATTTAAAAGTTCAGAGAATGAAACGTTGGGAAACGGCAGATGGATTGGCTACAACATTATATTCAACTTACATAGGTAACAGAACGTGGGAGCAGGAGCTGGACGAAATCAACCAATACGAAGCGATTACCAAGGCGGATGTAGTAAAGTTTGCTAACGAATTCTTCAAGGATAACTATGTTGTTGTTTACAAAGAAAAAGGTGTGAATGATAAACTGGTGCGTGTAGAAAACCCGGGAATCACACCAATTAAACTGAACAGAGAGGCGCAATCGCCTTTCCTGAAAGACATTATCAATACCAAATCTTCTGACATCAAACCAGAGTTCATTGATTTCAAAACCGCCATTGCAACCTCTACAATCAAAGACAAAAAAGTTAGCTTCATCAAGAATAAATACAATGAAGTGGCTCAGGTGAATTATGTTTTCCCTTTCGGGACTGATAATGACAAAGAACTGGCGCTTGGTGTAACGGTTCTTCAATATCTTGGAACGGATAAATACACGCCGGAACAACTGAAAGAAGAGTTTTACAAACTGGGAATTACGAATCAATTCAGAACGTCAAACGACCAGATGATTATTGCGCTAAGTGGATTGGAAAGCAATATGAAGAAAGGAGTAGAGCTGATGAATCACTGGATCAATAACGTGAAAGCAGATCAAGCTATCTACGACCAAACGGTTAATACCATTTTGGAATCCAGAGAAGTGGCGAAGAAAGACAAGAACAGGATAATGGCTGCGTTGGCTAACTATGCTAAATTTGGTAAAGACTCCAGAATGACGGATGTGATTTCTAAAGACCGTTTGAAAAGCATTAACGTGACTGAATTGATTTCTAAAATCAAAACACTTAACGAATATCCTTACGAAGTTTTCCTTTACGGAGAAGACCAAAAAGGATTGGAAAAAGCGGTGAAGCCTTACATTGTTAATACAAAACTACAGCCTGCAGCTGCTAAAGAATACGCTGAACCTGCAACTGCCGGAAAAGTATATTTTACCCCGTATGATATGGTGCAGATGGAAATGTCTAAGGTTGCAAAGGCTGGTAATGTGAATGTCGCAAACTTCGGAAAAGCGAGTGTTTTCAATGAATATTTTGGGCGTGGATTGTCTTCTATCGTGTTCCAGGAGATCAGAGAAAGTAAGTCTCTGGCATATTCAGCTTATGTATCTTATGCCAATGCGACGGAGAAAAATCACGCGAACTATGTGACTAACTACATCGGAACTCAAGCTAACAAATTACCATTAGCAGTTGCTGCAATGGGTGATCTAATGGCAGAATTACCTCAAATCCCGGCTCAGTTCGAGAATGCAAAAGGATCTGCTTTGAAACAAATCGCATCTAACAGAATCAACCGAACGGTAACTTACTACAATCAGTTATCGCTTAAGAAATTAGGAATAGATTATGATGTGAGAAAAGATATCTATGCAGAGATCCAAAAACTGACTTTGCCGGAATTAACCAGTTTCTACAATACCGAAATCAAACCGTTGCAATACAACACCGCAATCATCGGTAAAAAAGAAAACCTGAATATGGAGTCTATCAACAAGATGGGAACTTTCACAGAAGTAAGTCTTGAAGAGATTTTCGGATATTAA
- the serC gene encoding 3-phosphoserine/phosphohydroxythreonine transaminase, translating into MKKHNFSAGPSILPQEVFQKASEAILDFNGIGLSLLEISHRSKDFVAVMDEARAIVKRLMNLGDDYEVLYLQGGASLQFLMVPYNLLSVNGKAAYTNTGTWASGAIKEAKMIGNVDVVASSKESNYNYIPKDFTVGSEYDYFHCTSNNTIFGTQIKSFPKVDTLLVCDMSSDIFSRELDFSQFDLIYAGAQKNMGPAGATLVVVKKSILGKTGRTIPTYLDYSVHIDKESMSNTPPVFAVYASYLTLKHLEENGGIAAAEAKNNAKAKLLYDEIDNNPNFKGVAAIEDRSFMNVTFTLTDESKQEAFDTAWKAAGISGLNGHRSVGGYRASIYNAMPIESVQVLVDVMKSI; encoded by the coding sequence ATGAAAAAACATAATTTTAGCGCAGGTCCTAGCATTCTTCCTCAGGAAGTTTTTCAAAAAGCATCAGAAGCGATTCTTGATTTCAACGGAATCGGTTTGTCACTTTTGGAAATCTCGCATAGAAGCAAAGATTTTGTTGCTGTGATGGACGAGGCTCGTGCTATTGTAAAAAGATTGATGAATCTTGGAGATGATTATGAGGTTTTGTATCTGCAAGGTGGAGCAAGCCTTCAATTCCTTATGGTTCCTTACAATCTTTTGTCTGTGAACGGAAAAGCGGCTTATACCAATACTGGAACTTGGGCTTCTGGCGCAATCAAAGAAGCTAAAATGATCGGTAATGTAGATGTTGTTGCTTCTTCTAAGGAATCTAATTATAACTATATCCCGAAAGATTTTACAGTTGGTTCAGAATATGATTATTTCCACTGTACTTCTAACAATACGATTTTTGGAACTCAGATAAAATCTTTCCCGAAAGTAGATACACTTCTGGTTTGCGATATGTCTTCTGATATTTTCAGCAGAGAGTTGGATTTTTCTCAATTTGATCTGATCTATGCAGGTGCTCAGAAAAACATGGGTCCGGCTGGAGCAACTTTGGTTGTGGTAAAAAAATCAATTCTTGGAAAAACAGGAAGAACGATTCCAACTTATTTGGATTATTCGGTTCATATCGATAAAGAATCTATGTCTAACACACCTCCGGTTTTTGCAGTTTATGCTTCTTATTTAACATTAAAACATTTGGAAGAAAACGGCGGAATTGCAGCTGCTGAAGCTAAAAATAATGCAAAAGCTAAATTGCTTTATGACGAGATTGATAACAATCCAAACTTCAAAGGTGTAGCTGCTATAGAAGACCGTTCTTTTATGAATGTGACTTTCACTTTGACAGACGAGTCTAAACAAGAAGCTTTTGATACAGCTTGGAAAGCTGCAGGAATCAGCGGACTGAATGGACACAGAAGTGTTGGCGGTTACAGAGCAAGTATTTACAACGCAATGCCAATCGAAAGCGTACAGGTTTTAGTAGATGTGATGAAAAGTATTTAA
- a CDS encoding acyl-CoA reductase: MLNEYKISGLEKLGEFIQNFIKNDDDHYNEKEERLAYLMKRSEIENPWFTQENQRYNLQQWASLFTKENIENWLSKYQLSNTSKRVGLILAGNIPLVGFHDIISVVLSNHIPVIKLSSKDRLVLPFLLELWNEFSNNGIEYHIVERLENFDAVIATGSNNTARYLEYYFKDNLSIIRKNRTSIAVLKGDETDEELQLLADDIFRYYGLGCRNVTRILIPKEMKLDGLFENFINYKDIINHNKYANNYDYNRAIYLLNQDQFWDNNFVMLKEDEKLFSPLSVINFSRYETLEEVKQFVEDNKEEIQTIVAKPELGLESIGFGETQNPSLDTYADNVDTMAFLRVI; encoded by the coding sequence ATGCTGAACGAATACAAAATTTCAGGACTTGAAAAATTAGGAGAATTCATCCAAAATTTCATTAAAAATGATGATGACCATTACAACGAAAAAGAAGAGCGATTGGCTTATCTGATGAAGCGTTCTGAAATCGAAAATCCGTGGTTCACGCAAGAGAATCAAAGATATAATTTGCAACAATGGGCAAGTCTTTTCACAAAAGAAAATATTGAAAATTGGCTGTCCAAATATCAGTTATCAAATACATCTAAAAGAGTAGGATTGATATTGGCTGGAAATATCCCGTTGGTTGGATTTCATGATATTATTTCAGTGGTTTTGAGTAATCATATTCCGGTTATCAAATTATCTTCAAAAGATCGATTGGTTTTACCTTTTTTATTAGAATTATGGAATGAATTTTCTAATAACGGAATCGAATATCACATCGTAGAAAGATTAGAAAACTTTGATGCTGTGATTGCAACAGGAAGCAACAACACAGCAAGATATTTAGAATATTATTTCAAAGATAATCTAAGCATCATCAGAAAAAATAGAACTTCTATTGCGGTCTTGAAAGGTGATGAAACTGATGAAGAATTACAATTATTAGCCGATGATATATTCCGATATTATGGACTGGGCTGCAGAAATGTAACCCGAATTTTGATTCCAAAAGAAATGAAACTGGATGGACTTTTTGAGAATTTTATCAATTATAAAGATATCATCAATCATAACAAATATGCGAATAATTACGATTATAACAGAGCTATTTATCTGTTGAATCAAGACCAGTTCTGGGATAATAATTTTGTAATGCTGAAGGAAGATGAGAAGTTGTTCAGTCCGTTGTCTGTGATTAATTTTTCACGTTATGAAACCTTGGAAGAAGTGAAGCAATTTGTTGAAGATAATAAAGAAGAAATCCAAACAATTGTAGCTAAACCAGAATTGGGATTAGAATCGATAGGTTTTGGAGAAACACAAAATCCTTCGTTGGATACTTACGCAGATAATGTGGACACGATGGCTTTTTTGCGTGTGATTTAA
- a CDS encoding lipocalin family protein, whose amino-acid sequence MKKNILLALCTIGLLASSCSKDEESTQEFSIVGIWSPSREIVVGSNGVTISNTAYTDCYKASTFDFKSDNKMTSHIYNTDGAGDCKNYGIVTVSYSYDHNAKKLIIDGEDVEIVSRTNNELQFVSDYDDVDGDGKDDKIVTVLVK is encoded by the coding sequence ATGAAAAAGAATATCTTATTAGCACTATGTACCATCGGTCTTTTAGCAAGCTCTTGTTCAAAGGATGAAGAAAGTACCCAGGAGTTTTCCATTGTTGGCATTTGGAGTCCATCCAGAGAAATCGTGGTTGGCAGCAATGGTGTAACCATCTCCAATACGGCTTACACCGATTGTTATAAGGCCAGCACTTTTGATTTCAAGTCTGATAATAAAATGACATCGCATATTTATAACACAGACGGAGCAGGGGATTGTAAAAATTATGGTATCGTAACGGTCTCTTACAGTTATGATCATAATGCAAAAAAACTTATTATCGACGGAGAAGATGTTGAAATAGTAAGTAGAACCAATAACGAATTGCAGTTCGTATCAGACTATGATGATGTGGATGGTGACGGCAAAGATGATAAGATTGTAACTGTTTTGGTTAAATAA
- a CDS encoding GIY-YIG nuclease family protein, which produces MTNKNNTTLYVGATSNLPQRVIEHRQNKYQNSFTSRYNLYKLVY; this is translated from the coding sequence ATGACCAATAAAAACAACACTACATTATACGTTGGTGCTACATCCAATTTGCCCCAAAGAGTCATAGAACACAGACAGAACAAATATCAAAACAGCTTTACCAGCAGATATAATTTGTACAAATTGGTTTATTAG
- a CDS encoding 4Fe-4S binding protein: MAIKITDECINCGACEPECPNTAIYEGAVDWKASEGTSLKGMVVLSSGLSVNADAAQQPVEDDYYFIVTDKCTECKGFHEEPQCAAVCPVDCCVPDEDNVETEEELLAKKAFLHNE, encoded by the coding sequence ATGGCTATCAAGATAACTGACGAATGTATCAATTGTGGCGCTTGTGAACCGGAATGTCCGAACACCGCCATCTATGAAGGAGCAGTAGATTGGAAAGCGTCCGAAGGGACATCTTTGAAAGGAATGGTGGTTTTATCTTCCGGACTTTCCGTTAACGCAGATGCTGCCCAACAGCCTGTGGAAGATGATTATTACTTCATTGTAACCGACAAATGTACCGAGTGTAAAGGTTTCCACGAGGAACCACAGTGCGCAGCTGTTTGCCCTGTTGACTGTTGTGTTCCCGATGAAGATAATGTAGAAACAGAAGAAGAATTGTTGGCGAAAAAAGCTTTCCTTCACAACGAATAA
- a CDS encoding DUF3817 domain-containing protein — protein sequence MSEGKKFKLINLYRHTAVVEAISYLILLFIAMPLKYIWDIPEGVKYMGWIHGWLFLFYFAVLIAAAFKYRWNILRVVYYLIASVLPFLPFLIDKQLKQESLSAQ from the coding sequence ATGTCAGAAGGTAAAAAATTCAAACTAATCAATCTTTATCGTCATACGGCTGTGGTGGAAGCCATTTCTTATTTGATTCTGTTGTTTATTGCAATGCCTTTAAAATATATTTGGGATATCCCAGAAGGTGTCAAATATATGGGATGGATCCACGGTTGGTTGTTTCTTTTCTACTTTGCGGTGCTGATTGCAGCAGCTTTTAAATACCGTTGGAATATTTTGAGAGTTGTTTATTATCTGATTGCATCGGTACTTCCCTTTCTGCCTTTCCTGATTGATAAGCAATTGAAGCAGGAATCACTGTCGGCTCAATAA